A single region of the Streptomyces sp. NBC_01262 genome encodes:
- a CDS encoding LacI family DNA-binding transcriptional regulator — protein MTARLSDIAAQAGVSEATVSRVLNGKPGVSATTRQSVLTALDLLGYERPVRLRQRSAGLIGLITPELDNPIFPAFAQVIGQALTRQGYTPVLATQTPGGSTEDELVEMLVERGVAGIIFVSGLHADSTADMERYERLHGQSVPFALINGFSDKIKAPFISPDDRGAMRLAVTHLAALGHERIGLAVGPKRYVPVLRKIQGFVRSMDEVLGVPAAVVERDLIQHSLYTLEGGQAAASALLGAGCTAVVTASDMMALGAIRAARQHGLAVPRDVSVVGFDDSPLIAFTDPPLTTIRQPVTAMGQAAVRALLEEIGGTPAPHSEFVFLPELVVRGSTAAGPGGQGSVSVPVPRDERNPTGG, from the coding sequence GTGACCGCCAGGCTTTCCGACATCGCAGCGCAGGCGGGGGTCAGCGAAGCCACGGTCAGCCGCGTCCTGAACGGCAAGCCCGGAGTGTCCGCCACCACCCGCCAGTCCGTGCTGACCGCGCTCGATCTGCTCGGCTACGAGCGACCGGTGCGGCTGCGGCAGCGCAGCGCGGGCCTCATAGGCCTGATCACCCCCGAGCTGGACAACCCGATCTTCCCCGCCTTCGCCCAGGTCATCGGCCAGGCCCTGACCCGCCAGGGCTACACCCCGGTCCTGGCCACCCAGACCCCGGGCGGCTCGACCGAGGACGAACTCGTCGAGATGCTCGTCGAGCGCGGCGTCGCCGGGATCATCTTCGTATCCGGTCTGCACGCCGACTCCACCGCCGACATGGAGCGCTACGAGCGCCTGCACGGCCAGAGCGTGCCCTTCGCCCTCATCAACGGCTTCTCCGACAAGATCAAGGCCCCCTTCATCTCCCCCGACGACCGGGGCGCGATGCGCCTGGCCGTCACCCACCTTGCGGCGCTCGGCCACGAGCGGATCGGGCTCGCGGTCGGCCCCAAGCGCTACGTCCCCGTACTGCGGAAGATCCAGGGCTTCGTACGCTCCATGGACGAGGTGCTCGGCGTCCCGGCGGCGGTCGTGGAGCGTGACCTCATTCAGCATTCCCTCTACACCCTGGAGGGCGGTCAGGCGGCCGCCTCCGCTCTCCTCGGCGCCGGCTGCACCGCCGTCGTCACCGCCTCCGACATGATGGCCCTCGGCGCGATCCGCGCCGCCCGCCAGCACGGCCTGGCCGTCCCCCGCGACGTGTCCGTCGTCGGCTTCGACGACTCCCCGCTGATCGCCTTCACCGACCCGCCGCTCACCACCATCCGCCAGCCGGTCACGGCGATGGGCCAGGCCGCGGTGCGCGCGCTGCTGGAGGAGATCGGCGGTACGCCCGCCCCGCACAGCGAATTCGTCTTCCTCCCGGAACTGGTCGTACGCGGCTCCACGGCGGCCGGACCGGGCGGTCAAGGTTCCGTCTCTGTACCAGTCCCGCGAGATGAACGGAATCCGACCGGGGGCTGA
- a CDS encoding glycoside hydrolase family 13 protein, with product MTQELAPDVHDRSAGRHTGWWRSAVIYQVYVRSFADGNGDGNGDLPGARARLPYLKDLGVDAVWLTPFYASPQADGGYDVADYRAVDPMFGTLTDIDDLVRDAHALDLRVIVDLVPNHCSDQHEWFKQALREGPGSPLRERFHFRPGKGEQGELPPNDWNSLFGGPAWTRVEAEGDGEWFLHLFAPEQPDFNWEHPAVRDEFRSILRFWLDLGVDGFRIDVAHGLVKAAGLPDIGHNVEMGLLNTDELPFFDQDGVHEIYRDWRSILDEYPGERIAVAEAWTPTLERSARYLRPDELHQAFNFEYVMAGWDAAELRRIIDETLAAMAPVDAPATWVLSNHDVVRHRTRYGSLPRARAAALLMLALPGSTYLYQGEELGLPEVTDLPDSVRQDPSFFRDNGQEGLRDGCRVPIPWGGDRPSYGFGASEGSWLPQPARWQDLSVQAQTGDPGSTLELYRAALRLRRELPGLGDGELEWLEAPEGVLAFARPGFVCTVNLGAAEAEMAAPGEVALSSEPVVVRGGLVRIPADSCIWWAV from the coding sequence ATGACCCAGGAGCTCGCCCCCGACGTCCACGACCGCTCCGCGGGCCGGCACACGGGGTGGTGGCGCAGCGCCGTCATCTACCAGGTGTACGTGCGCTCCTTCGCGGATGGCAATGGCGACGGCAACGGTGATCTGCCCGGCGCCCGCGCCCGGCTGCCGTACCTCAAGGACCTCGGCGTGGACGCCGTCTGGCTGACGCCGTTCTACGCCTCGCCGCAGGCGGACGGCGGCTACGACGTCGCGGACTACCGGGCCGTCGACCCGATGTTCGGCACCCTCACCGACATCGACGACCTCGTGCGCGACGCGCACGCGCTGGACCTGCGCGTCATCGTCGACCTGGTCCCCAACCACTGCTCCGACCAGCACGAGTGGTTCAAGCAGGCCCTGCGCGAGGGCCCCGGCTCGCCGCTGCGGGAGCGCTTCCACTTCCGGCCGGGCAAGGGCGAGCAGGGTGAACTCCCCCCGAACGACTGGAATTCACTCTTCGGGGGGCCTGCCTGGACCCGGGTCGAGGCCGAGGGCGACGGGGAGTGGTTCCTGCACCTGTTCGCGCCCGAGCAGCCGGACTTCAACTGGGAGCACCCGGCGGTGCGGGACGAGTTCCGCTCGATCCTGCGATTCTGGCTCGACCTCGGCGTCGACGGCTTCCGCATCGACGTCGCCCACGGCCTCGTCAAGGCCGCCGGCCTGCCCGACATCGGCCACAACGTGGAGATGGGCCTGCTCAACACCGACGAGCTGCCCTTCTTCGACCAGGACGGCGTCCACGAGATCTACCGCGACTGGCGCTCGATCCTCGACGAGTACCCCGGCGAGCGCATCGCCGTCGCCGAGGCCTGGACCCCCACCCTGGAGCGCAGCGCCCGCTACCTGCGCCCCGACGAGCTGCACCAGGCCTTCAACTTCGAGTACGTCATGGCCGGCTGGGACGCCGCCGAGCTGCGCCGCATCATCGACGAGACCCTCGCCGCCATGGCCCCGGTCGACGCCCCCGCCACCTGGGTGCTCTCCAACCACGACGTCGTACGCCACCGCACCCGCTACGGCAGCCTGCCCCGGGCCCGCGCCGCCGCCCTGCTGATGCTGGCGCTGCCCGGCTCGACATACCTCTACCAGGGCGAGGAGCTGGGCCTGCCCGAGGTCACCGACCTGCCGGACTCCGTGCGCCAGGACCCGTCCTTCTTCCGCGACAACGGCCAGGAGGGCCTGCGCGACGGCTGCCGCGTCCCGATCCCCTGGGGCGGCGACCGGCCCTCGTACGGCTTCGGGGCGAGCGAGGGCAGCTGGCTGCCGCAGCCGGCGCGCTGGCAGGACCTGTCGGTCCAGGCCCAGACCGGCGACCCCGGCTCCACGCTGGAGCTGTACCGGGCGGCGCTGCGGCTGCGCCGCGAGCTGCCGGGGCTGGGCGACGGCGAGCTGGAGTGGCTGGAGGCGCCGGAGGGCGTACTGGCCTTCGCGCGGCCGGGATTCGTCTGCACGGTCAACCTGGGCGCGGCGGAGGCCGAAATGGCCGCGCCGGGCGAGGTGGCGCTGTCCAGCGAACCGGTGGTCGTGCGGGGCGGACTGGTCCGGATTCCGGCGGATTCCTGCATCTGGTGGGCGGTCTGA
- a CDS encoding extracellular solute-binding protein, which produces MRRGIAATALVACIALAATACGGSDSGDKASGPVTITWWDTSNASNESPTYAALVKEFEKANPTIKVKYVDVTFDQAQNKFDTAAGSKGAPDVLRSEVGWTPAFAKKGYFLPLDGTAALADQAKFQPSLIKQAQYDGKTYGVPLVTDTLALVYNKKLFADAGITAAPTTWDELKADAKIIKTKTKADGFWLNTSSYYAQPFLYGEGTDMVDTASKKITINSAAAKKGLATWQSLFSGTGLHKADITADAYAHIEDAFVTGKVASIIQGPWEITNFYKGSAFADKSNLGIAVLPAGSSGSAGAPTGGHNLSVYAGSSKDKQDAAVKFVAWMTSAKTQTKIALKNATLPTRSDAYTTAVTADPGVAGFQSVLSSAQPRPELPEYSSLWGPLGTELTALAGGKESLDKALSNSETAMAKLLPDYTK; this is translated from the coding sequence ATGCGGCGTGGCATAGCGGCCACCGCGCTTGTGGCGTGCATCGCCCTCGCGGCAACGGCTTGCGGTGGCAGTGACAGCGGTGACAAGGCCTCCGGTCCGGTCACCATCACCTGGTGGGACACCTCCAACGCCTCGAACGAGTCGCCGACCTACGCGGCACTGGTCAAGGAATTCGAGAAGGCGAACCCGACCATCAAGGTCAAGTACGTCGACGTCACCTTCGACCAGGCACAGAACAAGTTCGACACCGCCGCCGGCAGCAAGGGCGCCCCCGACGTGCTGCGCTCCGAGGTCGGCTGGACGCCCGCCTTCGCCAAGAAGGGCTACTTCCTGCCGCTGGACGGCACCGCCGCGCTGGCCGACCAGGCCAAGTTCCAGCCGAGCCTGATCAAGCAGGCCCAGTACGACGGCAAGACCTACGGCGTGCCGCTGGTCACCGACACCCTGGCGCTGGTCTACAACAAGAAGCTCTTCGCGGACGCCGGCATCACCGCCGCCCCCACCACCTGGGACGAGCTGAAGGCCGACGCCAAGATCATCAAGACCAAGACCAAGGCCGACGGCTTCTGGCTGAACACCTCCTCCTACTACGCCCAGCCCTTCCTGTACGGCGAGGGCACCGACATGGTCGACACGGCGAGCAAGAAGATCACCATCAACAGCGCGGCGGCCAAGAAGGGCCTCGCCACCTGGCAGAGCCTGTTCTCCGGCACCGGCCTGCACAAGGCGGACATCACCGCCGACGCCTACGCCCACATCGAGGACGCCTTCGTCACCGGCAAGGTCGCCTCGATCATCCAGGGCCCGTGGGAGATCACCAACTTCTACAAGGGCAGCGCCTTCGCCGACAAGAGCAACCTGGGCATCGCCGTCCTCCCGGCCGGCTCCAGCGGCTCCGCGGGCGCCCCGACCGGCGGCCACAACCTCTCCGTCTACGCCGGGTCCAGCAAGGACAAGCAGGACGCCGCGGTCAAGTTCGTCGCCTGGATGACCTCCGCGAAGACCCAGACCAAGATCGCGCTGAAGAACGCCACCCTGCCGACCCGCTCCGACGCCTACACCACCGCCGTCACCGCCGACCCGGGCGTCGCCGGCTTCCAGTCCGTCCTGTCCTCCGCCCAGCCCCGCCCCGAGCTCCCCGAGTACAGCTCCCTGTGGGGCCCGCTGGGCACCGAGCTGACCGCGCTCGCCGGCGGCAAGGAGTCCCTGGACAAGGCCCTGAGCAACAGCGAGACCGCGATGGCCAAGCTGCTGCCCGACTACACGAAGTAA
- a CDS encoding carbohydrate ABC transporter permease, which translates to MTVAVKARAPRPERPGPLLRLKYSYQKHWYAYAMIAPVVIVLGVLVGYPLVQGFYLTLTDANSLNSARTIGVNHIDATYKFLGFDNYADILWGPTAYDRFWSHFIWTVVWTAACVVLHYGIGLGMALLLNQNLRGRTFYRMLLILPWAVPTFVTVFSWRIMLSDSGIINSVLGGLHLPQPQWLEDTTFQRLAAIMVNTWVGVPFMLVSLLGGLQSIPQELYEAAEVDGANAWQRFRNVTLPGLRSVSSTVILLGVIWTFNQFAIIFLLFGTGAPDAQILVTWAYRLGFGQQPRDYAQSAAYGVLLLSILIVFTAFYRRWLARNEQLAG; encoded by the coding sequence ATGACAGTCGCCGTCAAGGCCCGAGCGCCGCGCCCCGAGCGCCCCGGCCCGCTACTGCGCCTCAAGTACTCCTACCAGAAGCACTGGTACGCGTACGCGATGATCGCCCCGGTGGTCATCGTGCTCGGCGTGCTGGTCGGCTACCCGCTCGTCCAGGGCTTCTACCTGACCCTGACCGACGCCAACAGCCTCAACTCGGCCCGCACCATCGGCGTCAACCACATCGACGCCACGTACAAGTTCCTCGGCTTCGACAACTACGCCGACATCCTGTGGGGCCCCACCGCCTACGACCGCTTCTGGTCCCACTTCATCTGGACCGTCGTGTGGACCGCCGCCTGTGTCGTGCTGCACTACGGCATCGGCCTGGGCATGGCACTGCTGCTCAACCAGAACCTGCGCGGCCGCACCTTCTACCGGATGCTGCTGATCCTGCCCTGGGCGGTGCCCACCTTCGTCACCGTCTTCTCCTGGCGGATCATGCTCAGCGACTCGGGCATCATCAACTCCGTCCTCGGCGGCCTCCATCTGCCGCAGCCGCAATGGCTGGAGGACACCACCTTCCAGCGCCTGGCCGCCATCATGGTCAACACCTGGGTCGGCGTCCCCTTCATGCTCGTCTCGCTGCTCGGCGGCCTGCAGTCCATCCCGCAGGAGCTCTACGAGGCCGCCGAGGTGGACGGCGCCAACGCCTGGCAGCGCTTCCGCAACGTCACCCTGCCCGGGCTGCGCTCGGTCAGCAGCACCGTGATCCTGCTCGGCGTCATCTGGACCTTCAACCAGTTCGCCATCATCTTCCTGCTGTTCGGCACCGGCGCCCCGGACGCCCAGATCCTGGTGACCTGGGCCTACCGCCTCGGCTTCGGCCAGCAGCCCCGCGACTACGCCCAGTCCGCCGCGTACGGCGTCCTGCTGCTGTCCATCCTGATCGTCTTCACGGCCTTCTACCGCCGGTGGCTGGCCCGCAACGAACAACTCGCCGGCTGA